Proteins from a genomic interval of Benincasa hispida cultivar B227 chromosome 7, ASM972705v1, whole genome shotgun sequence:
- the LOC120081047 gene encoding proline-rich receptor-like protein kinase PERK2, with translation MAKSITVFVSLFIFVSFLLTNLTLSQDASPPPPPSNTTETPPPPPSNTTDTPPPPPPSNTTDTPPPPPPSNTTDTPPPPPPSNTTDTPPPPPPSNTTDTPPPPPPSNTTDTPPPPPPSNTTDTPPPPPPSNTTDAPPPPPPSNTTDTQPPPPPDSTTVPPPAPPPNVGSSPPPAPQTNEALNEKGGGDSKGLSGGQKAGIAFGVIVGAGLLGFVGLICIKRRSNSRKSRYGYAARDSML, from the coding sequence ATGGCCAAAAGTATTACagtttttgtttctctttttatttttgtgtctTTTCTTCTCACAAATTTGACACTCTCTCAAGATGCATCTCCTCCTCCACCACCATCCAACACAACTGAGACTCCCCCGCCGCCACCATCCAACACGACAGACACTCCACCTCCGCCGCCACCATCCAACACCACTGACACTCCACCTCCGCCGCCGCCATCCAACACCACTGACACTCCACCTCCGCCGCCACCATCCAACACCACTGACACTCCACCTCCGCCGCCACCATCCAACACCACNGACACTCCACCTCCGCCGCCACCATCCAACACCACTGACACTCCACCTCCGCCGCCGCCATCCAACACCACTGACACCCCACCTCCGCCACCACCATCCAACACAACCGACGCTCCACCCCCACCGCCGCCATCCAACACAACTGACACTCAACCCCCACCGCCACCCGATTCGACCACTGTCCCACCACCTGCACCGCCGCCTAATGTGGGTTCATCTCCGCCACCGGCGCCACAAACTAACGAAGCATTGAATGAAAAGGGTGGTGGAGATTCAAAAGGACTGAGCGGCGGACAAAAGGCAGGGATTGCGTTTGGAGTAATCGTAGGAGCAGGTTTGTTGGGATTTGTAGGATTGATTTGCATCAAGCGTCGCAGTAATTCAAGAAAAAGCCGTTATGGATATGCTGCAAGAGACTCAATGCTTTAA
- the LOC120081048 gene encoding uncharacterized protein LOC120081048 encodes MGNYKEGRGKSRCVLKVDLQKAYDSVNWDFLLGVLLAIGTPLQFVSWVRACVTPPKFYVMINGSLEGFHDRCECLGLTHLVFADNLMIFCAAERDSLEFVRQVLTKFVELSGLVANIGKSSMFVAGVESGEAEELGYLSCIFVLPACVTHEVDRLLRSYLWEGSVVSWGGARVAWDEVCLPLGERGVGCEACGLLEPGYYYAAALASLN; translated from the exons ATGGGAAACTACAAGGAGGGCAGAGGGAAGTCGCGTTGTGTGCTAAAGGTAGACCTTCAGAAGGCTTACGATTCGGTGAATTGGGATTTTctgttgggtgtgttgttggCTATAGGTACGCCCCTTCAGTTTGTTAGTTGGGTGAGGGCTTGTGTTACTCCGCCTAAGTTCTATGTGATGATTAATGGTTCCCTTGAAGG gttccatgatcggTGTGAGTGTTTGGGCCtaactcatttggtttttgcagacaatttgatgattttctgtgcAGCTGAGAGAGATTCTTTGGAGTTTGTGAGGCAGGTATTGACAAAATTTGTAGAATTGTCTGGGTTAGTAGCAAATATTGGAAAGAGTTCCATGTTTGTTGCGGGTGTGGAGTCGGGGGAGGCGGAGGAACTTGGGTATCTCTCTTG TATCTTCGTGTTGCCTGCGtgtgtaactcatgaggttgaTCGTCTATTACGTAGTTATTTATGGGAGGGTAGTGTGGTAAGTTGGGGTGGTGCACGGGTGGCGTGGGATGAGGTGTGCTTGCCGTTGGGAGAGAGGGGGGTTGGGTGTGAAGCATGTGGCCTCTTGGAACCAGGCTACTATTATGCAGCTGCTTTggcttctcttaattaa
- the LOC120081678 gene encoding patatin-like protein 6 produces the protein MTTNLLEMQEPSIDTDKLSYEIFSILETKFLFGYDDQKLWIPKQISPVIESRPEVHPRPEVQPESMNGVSAIKNQRGKICILSIDSGGMRGILSGKALSYLEQALKTKSGNPDARIADYFDVAAGAGIGGIFTAMLFATKDQSRPIYNAEYTWRFLAEQGKRFYRSSSSSGNAFFRRLRKPRGSSSAATATAGLEKAMKEAFVENGRTLTLKDTLKPVLIPCYDLSSTAPFLFSRADALETESFNFRLWEVCRATSAEPGVFEPVPMQSIDRQTQCLAVDGGLAMSNPTAAAITHVLHNKQEFPFVRGVEDLLVLSLGTGQLFEVNYDYNEVKGWKAKEWARPIARISGEGGADMVDQAVAMAFGQCKSSNYVRIQANGSSSVQCGPNVETDPSSSNVNMLVGLAEEMLKQKNVESVLFGGKRIAEQTNYEKLDWIAAELVLEHQRRSCRIAPTVAFKQVLPSNP, from the exons ATGACGACCAATTTGTTGGAAATGCAAGAACCGAGCATTGATACGGATAAGCTCAGCTATGAGATTTTTTCAATTCTCGAGACCAAATTCTTGTTTGGGTATGACGATCAGAAGCTTTGGATACCCAAGCAGATCTCTCCGGTTATTGAATCCAGGCCTGAGGTTCATCCTCGCCCGGAAGTTCAACCGGAATCCATGAATGGCGTCTCCGCGATTAAGAACCAGAGGGGAAAAATCTGCATTCTCAGCATTGATAGCGGCGGCATGCGAGGGATTCTGTCCGGTAAGGCTTTGTCCTATCTTGAACAAGCTCTCAAGACGAAATCCGGCAATCCAGACGCTAGAATCGCCGATTATTTCGACGTTGCCGCCGGAGCCGGTATTGGAGGCATTTTCACGGCCATGCTTTTTGCGACGAAGGACCAGAGCCGTCCAATCTACAATGCAGAGTACACGTGGCGGTTCCTCGCTGAGCAAGGGAAACGATTCTACCGTTCGTCTTCAAGCTCCGGAAACGCCTTTTTCCGGCGGCTTCGTAAACCTCGCGGCTCATCCTCCGCCGCCACTGCTACGGCCGGTTTGGAGAAGGCGATGAAAGAGGCGTTTGTAGAGAACGGTAGAACCTTAACGCTCAAGGACACTCTGAAACCGGTTCTAATCCCTTGCTACGATCTCTCCAGTACGGCGCCGTTTCTGTTCTCTCGAGCCGACGCTCTCGAGACGGAGAGTTTCAATTTCCGGCTATGGGAGGTCTGTCGAGCCACATCGGCCGAACCAGGCGTATTCGAACCGGTTCCAATGCAGTCCATCGACCGCCAAACGCAGTGCCTGGCCGTGGACGGTGGATTGGCCATGAGCAACCCGACGGCGGCGGCGATCACGCACGTGCTGCACAACAAGCAAGAGTTCCCGTTCGTGCGAGGGGTTGAGGATCTTTTGGTTCTGTCTCTAGGGACTGGTCAACTGTTTGAAGTGAATTACGATTACAATGAAGTGAAGGGGTGGAAGGCGAAGGAGTGGGCTCGGCCCATAGCTCGAATCTCCGGCGAGGGCGGGGCCGACATGGTGGACCAGGCGGTGGCGATGGCTTTCGGGCAATGTAAAAGCAGTAATTACGTGCGAATTCAG GCAAATGGATCCAGCAGTGTTCAATGCGGTCCTAATGTGGAAACAGATCCAAGCTCCAGCAATGTAAATATGCTGGTTGGATTAGCGGAAGAGATGCTGAAGCAGAAGAATGTTGAATCTGTTCTGTTTGGAGGGAAGAGGATTGCAGAGCAGACTAATTATGAGAAACTTGATTGGATTGCTGCAGAGTTGGTTCTAGAGCATCAGAGAAGGAGTTGCAGAATAGCTCCTACTGTTGCTTTCAAGCAAGTGTTACCCTCAAACCCATAG